The Populus nigra chromosome 14, ddPopNigr1.1, whole genome shotgun sequence genome has a segment encoding these proteins:
- the LOC133673442 gene encoding probable glycosyltransferase At5g03795 isoform X1 has translation MTAGKLYQQLQQQQQVQLSMCSLKGSLLTLAILTLISFTYLSFNSLHSSPPPSISASSVSLLPATETTTKTVVVEVGDGENDEISDLYHSPRVFKLNYEEMEQNFKIYIYPDGDPNTFYQTPRKLTGKYASEGYFFQNIRASRFRTLDPDQAHLFFIPISCHKMRGKGTSYENMTVIVENYVESLIVKYPYWNRTLGADHFFVTCHDVGVRATERVPFLIKNAIRVVCSPSYDVGFIPHKDVALPQVLQPFALPAGGNDVENRTTLGFWAGHRNSRIRVILARVWENDTELDISSNRINRATGHLVYQKRFYGTKFCICPGGSQVNSARIADSIHYGCVPVILSNYYDLPFNDILDWHKFSVILKEQDVYQLKQILKDIPDNQFVSLHKNLIKVQKHFQWNSPPIKNDAFHMVMYDLWLRRHVIKY, from the exons ATGACCGCCGGAAAGCTGTACCAACAAttacagcaacagcaacaagtACAGCTATCCATGTGTTCTTTGAAAGGATCCCTCCTCACTCTGGCAATCCTAACCCTAATCTCTTTCACATATCTCTCTTTCAACTCTCTGCACtcctctcctcctccttccATCTCCGCGTCTTCCGTTTCTCTCCTGCCAGCGACGGAGACAACGACGAAGACTGTAGTGGTTGAAGTTGGCGATGGCGAGAACGATGAGATATCGGATCTGTATCATTCTCCACGtgtattcaaattaaattacgAGGAAATGGAACAGAATTTCAAGATTTATATATATCCAGATGGAGATCCAAACacattttatcaaacacctaGGAAATTGACTGGCAAATACGCTAGCGAAGGGTATTTTTTCCAGAATATAAGAGCAAGCAGGTTTCGAACTCTTGATCCTGATCAAGCCCACCTCTTCTTTATCCCCATCTCCTGCCACAAGATGCGCGGCAAG GGAACTTCTTACGAGAATATGACCGTAATTGTTGAGAATTATGTGGAAAGCTTAATAGTCAAGTATCCCTACTGGAATAGAACTTTGGGTGCAGATCACTTCTTCGTCACCTGTCATGATGTTGGTGTAAGAGCCACTGAACGAGTCCCATTTCTTATAAAGAATGCAATCAGAGTGGTATGCTCCCCTAGCTATGATGTCGGATTCATTCCACACAAAGATGTTGCTCTTCCTCAGGTCCTTCAGCCATTTGCCCTTCCTGCTGGAGGAAACGATGTAGAGAACAG GACAACTCTTGGTTTTTGGGCTGGCCATCGAAACTCTAGAATTAGAGTTATACTGGCACGTGTGTGGGAAAATGATACGGAACTAGATATTTCAAGCAACAGAATAAATAGGGCTACTGGACATCTTGTATATCAAAAGAGGTTTTATGGGACTAAATTCTGTATATGCCCCGGTGGCTCTCAGGTTAACAGTGCACGCATAGCTGACTCCATCCATTATGGATGCGTTCCTG TAatattgtccaactattatgACCTGCCATTCAATGACATACTTGATTGGCATAAATTTTCCGTCATACTTAAGGAGCAAGATGTGTATCAGCTCAAGCAAATTCTGAAGGACATACCTGACAATCAATTTGTTTCACTGCATAAGAATTTAATTAAG GTACAGAAGCATTTCCAGTGGAATTCACccccaataaaaaatgatgcatTCCACATGGTCATGTATGATCTTTGGCTGCGCCGCCATGTGATCAAATACTAG
- the LOC133673442 gene encoding probable glycosyltransferase At5g03795 isoform X2 — protein sequence MTAGKLYQQLQQQQQVQLSMCSLKGSLLTLAILTLISFTYLSFNSLHSSPPPSISASSVSLLPATETTTKTVVVEVGDGENDEISDLYHSPRVFKLNYEEMEQNFKIYIYPDGDPNTFYQTPRKLTGKYASEGYFFQNIRASRFRTLDPDQAHLFFIPISCHKMRGKGTSYENMTVIVENYVESLIVKYPYWNRTLGADHFFVTCHDVGVRATERVPFLIKNAIRVVCSPSYDVGFIPHKDVALPQVLQPFALPAGGNDVENRTTLGFWAGHRNSRIRVILARVWENDTELDISSNRINRATGHLVYQKRFYGTKFCICPGGSQVNSARIADSIHYGCVPGARCVSAQANSEGHT from the exons ATGACCGCCGGAAAGCTGTACCAACAAttacagcaacagcaacaagtACAGCTATCCATGTGTTCTTTGAAAGGATCCCTCCTCACTCTGGCAATCCTAACCCTAATCTCTTTCACATATCTCTCTTTCAACTCTCTGCACtcctctcctcctccttccATCTCCGCGTCTTCCGTTTCTCTCCTGCCAGCGACGGAGACAACGACGAAGACTGTAGTGGTTGAAGTTGGCGATGGCGAGAACGATGAGATATCGGATCTGTATCATTCTCCACGtgtattcaaattaaattacgAGGAAATGGAACAGAATTTCAAGATTTATATATATCCAGATGGAGATCCAAACacattttatcaaacacctaGGAAATTGACTGGCAAATACGCTAGCGAAGGGTATTTTTTCCAGAATATAAGAGCAAGCAGGTTTCGAACTCTTGATCCTGATCAAGCCCACCTCTTCTTTATCCCCATCTCCTGCCACAAGATGCGCGGCAAG GGAACTTCTTACGAGAATATGACCGTAATTGTTGAGAATTATGTGGAAAGCTTAATAGTCAAGTATCCCTACTGGAATAGAACTTTGGGTGCAGATCACTTCTTCGTCACCTGTCATGATGTTGGTGTAAGAGCCACTGAACGAGTCCCATTTCTTATAAAGAATGCAATCAGAGTGGTATGCTCCCCTAGCTATGATGTCGGATTCATTCCACACAAAGATGTTGCTCTTCCTCAGGTCCTTCAGCCATTTGCCCTTCCTGCTGGAGGAAACGATGTAGAGAACAG GACAACTCTTGGTTTTTGGGCTGGCCATCGAAACTCTAGAATTAGAGTTATACTGGCACGTGTGTGGGAAAATGATACGGAACTAGATATTTCAAGCAACAGAATAAATAGGGCTACTGGACATCTTGTATATCAAAAGAGGTTTTATGGGACTAAATTCTGTATATGCCCCGGTGGCTCTCAGGTTAACAGTGCACGCATAGCTGACTCCATCCATTATGGATGCGTTCCTG GAGCAAGATGTGTATCAGCTCAAGCAAATTCTGAAGGACATACCTGA